A region of Dermochelys coriacea isolate rDerCor1 chromosome 1, rDerCor1.pri.v4, whole genome shotgun sequence DNA encodes the following proteins:
- the PRICKLE1 gene encoding prickle-like protein 1, whose protein sequence is MPLEMEPKVSNLTFGCQRSSTSDDDSGCALEEYTWVPPGLRPEQVQLYFACLPEEKIPYINSPGEKHRIKQLLYQLPPHDNEVRYCQSLSEEEKKELQMFSAQRKKEALGRGTIKLLSRAVMHAVCEQCGTKVNGGEIAVFASRAGPGVCWHPSCFVCSTCNELLVDLIYFYQDGKIHCGRHHAELLKPRCSACDEIIFADECTEAEGRHWHMKHFCCLECETILGGQRYIMKDGRPFCCGCFESLYAEYCETCGEHIGVDHAQMTYDGQHWHATETCFSCAQCKASLLGCPFLPKQGQIYCSKTCSLGEDVHASDSSDSAFQSARSRDSRRSVRMGKSSRSADQCRQSLLLSPALNYKFPGLSSNADDTLSRKMDDLSLSRQGASFANEDFWKGRLEQEMPEDPEEWAEHEDYMTQLLLKFGDKGLFQQPTEVDVTSNEHWISDNIIKSKLDLKKNNQSLASKKYQADMYWAQSQDGLGDSAYGSHPGPASSRKIQELDMEHVASGYKHDQTQWYEGSLECLSDLKQQEQSVRDSMDSLALSNITGASVDGESKSRPSFYSLQTFQELEAEDCEKMSNMGTLNSSMLHRSAESLKSLSSELCQEKVLPEEKPAHMPVLRRSKSQSRPQQVKFSDDVIDNGDYGSVEIRQPPMSERTRRRVFHFEERGNRHQHRRRRSRKSRSDNTLHLTTERRCSPKERLHFYSPQDYGKFIQNKSPHEVQAYIQNTELYGQYTHATSDYALQNQAVDKFFGLYGEEEDSWCSTSSSSSDSEEEGYFLGQPIPQPRSLRYPYYTDDLSSPSTALASSQFGQRTTKSKKKKGHKGKNCIIS, encoded by the exons ATGCCTTTGGAGATGGAGCCAAAAGTTAGCAATCTTACCTTTGGGTGTCAACGAAGCTCAACATCCGATGACGACTCTGGCTGTGCCTTGGAAGAATATACCTGGGTCCCGCCAGGTCTTAGaccagaacag GTACAGCTATACTTTGCCTGTTTGCCGGAGGAGAAAATTCCTTACATTAACAGCCCTGGAGAAAAACATAGAATTAAACAGCTTCTGTACCAGTTGCCACCCCATGATAATGAG GTGAGATATTGTCAATCTTTAAgtgaagaagagaagaaggaaCTACAGATGTTTAGCGCTCAGCGTAAGAAGGAGGCATTGGGACGAGGAACTATTAAACTGCTCTCAAGAGCAGTAATGCATGCAGTTTGTGAACAG TGTGGTACAAAAGTAAATGGAGGTGAAATTGCAGTGTTTGCTTCAAGAGCTGGACCTGGAGTGTGCTGGCATCCATCATGTTTTGTGTGCTCTACATGTAATGAGCTTCTTGTCGACCTAATCTACTTCTACCAAGATGGAAAAATTCACTGTGGTAGACACCATGCTGAACTTCTCAAACCCCGTTGCTCAGCATGTGatgag atcaTCTTTGCTGATGAGTGCACAGAAGCTGAAGGTCGCCATTGGCATatgaagcatttttgttgccttgAGTGTGAAACTATCCTTGGTGGACAGAGATACATTATGAAGGATGGGCGTCCATTCTGCTGTGGGTGTTTTGAATCTCTCTATGCTGAGTACTGTGAGACCTGTGGGGAACACATAG GTGTTGACCATGCTCAGATGACCTATGATGGACAGCACTGGCACGCTACGGAGACTTGCTTTTCTTGTGCTCAGTGCAAAGCCTCTCTGCTGGGTTGTCCTTTTCTTCCCAAGCAAGGACAGATTTACTGTTCAAAAACTTGTAGTTTGGGAGAAGACGTTCATGCCTCTGACTCATCTGATTCTGCATTTCAGTCTGCACGATCAAGAGACTCCAGAAGAAGTGTTCGTATGGGAAAAAGCAGCCGGTCAGCTGACCAGTGCAGACAGTCTCTCCTACTGTCACCAGCACTGAATTACAAATTCCCTGGTCTTTCTAGCAATGCTGATGATACTCTTTCTCGCAAGATGGATGACTTAAGCCTTTCAAGGCAAGGAGCAAGCTTTGCGAATGAAGATTTTTGGAAAGGAAGATTAGAGCAGGAAATGCCCGAAGACCCTGAAGAGTGGGCTGAGCATGAAGACTACATGACTCAACTCCTCCTAAAATTTGGTGATAAAGGCCTCTTTCAGCAACCCACTGAAGTAGATGTTACATCAAATGAACACTGGATTTCTGATAATATTATTAAAAGCAAGttggatttgaaaaaaaataatcaaagcctGGCAAGTAAAAAATATCAGGCAGATATGTATTGGGCCCAGTCACAAGATGGTTTAGGTGATTCTGCATATGGCAGCCATCcaggccctgccagcagcagaaaAATCCAAGAGTTAGATATGGAACATGTGGCTTCCGGATACAAACATGACCAAACACAATGGTATGAAGGTTCATTGGAATGTTTGTCTGATCTGAAACAACAAGAGCAAAGTGTTCGAGATTCAATGGATTCCTTGGCTTTGTCTAACATCACAG gGGCCTCAGTGGATGGAGAAAGCAAATCAAGACCATCTTTTTATTCTTTGCAAACtttccaggagctggaggcagaggactGTGAGAAAATGAGCAATATGGGAACTCTAAATTCTTCAATGCTCCACAGGAGTGCAGAGTCTTTAAAGAGTTTAAGTTCAGAGTTGTGTCAAGAAAAGGTGTTGCCAGAAGAAAAGCCAGCACACATGCCTGTACTTAGAAGATCCAAATCTCAGTCTAGACCACAACAagtaaagttttcagatgatgtTATTGACAATGGGGATTATGGGAGTGTTGAAATTCGCCAACCTCCAATGAGTGAAAGGACTCGTAGGCGTGTGTTTCATTTTGAAGAACGTGGGAATCGGCACCAGCATCGTCGCAGGAGAAGTAGGAAGTCTCGATCAGACAATACACTTCATTTAACTACAGAAAGAAGATGTTCTCCAAAAGAGAGACTTCACTTTTACTCGCCTCAGGATTATGGCAAATTTATCCAAAATAAAAGCCCTCATGAGGTTCAAGCATACATTCAAAACACAGAACTCTATGGACAGTATACCCATGCTACATCTGATTATGCACTGCAGAACCAGGCAGTTGATAAATTTTTTGGACTGTATGGTGAGGAAGAAGACTCATGGTGttcaacttcatcatcatcatctgattCTGAAGAGGAAGGATATTTTCTTGGACAGCCAATTCCACAGCCACGATCACTGAGATATCCATACTACACAGATGACCTTTCCAGTCCAAGCACTGCATTGGCCAGTTCTCAGTTTGGGCAAAGGACAACcaaatcaaagaagaaaaaaggacacAAAGGCAAAAACTGTATAATTTCTTAA